The following coding sequences are from one Delphinus delphis chromosome 19, mDelDel1.2, whole genome shotgun sequence window:
- the OTOP2 gene encoding proton channel OTOP2, giving the protein MSEELPTGPKERPPAPRAAPREVWKKGGRLLSVLLAVNVLLLACTLISGGAFNKVAVYDTDVFALLTTMMLLAVLWILFYLLRTVRCPDTDAVPYRDAHAGPIWLRGGLVLFGICTLVMDVFKIGYYSSSFECQSAIKILYPLTQAVFVIVQTYFLCISAKDCVHSHLDLTRCGLMFTLTTNLAIWMATVVDESVHQAHSLGSPHGNTSHTRLALESERAGGPVGEDCSCNTDVCQIFQQGYFYLYPFNIEYSLFASTMLYVMWKNVGRLMASSTRGHSHAPSLLSLFRETFFAGPILGLMLFVVGLAVFIIYEVQVSGERSHTQQALVMYYSFNIVCLGLMTLVSLSGSVIYRFDRRAMDHRKNPTRSLDMALLVGAALGQYAISYYSIVAAVAGTPRELLAGLSLAHALLMIAQHTFQNVFIIESLHRVPPGAEPHGTPPKEPCHGLTFANLDTLHTLPACPPTPRLVGPSPAGPQGAVSITLAPRGHWKYRCLKDISLFLLLCNIILWIMPAFGARPHFSNTVEVDFYGYSLWAAIVNICLPFGIFYRMHAVSSLLEVYMLS; this is encoded by the exons ATGTCCGAGGAGCTGCCCACGGGCCCCAAGGAGAGGCCGCCGGCACCGCGGGCAGCCCCCCGCGAGGTGTGGAAGAAGGGCGGCCGCCTGCTGTCCGTGCTGCTGGCCGTGAACGTGCTGCTCCTCGCCTGCACGCTTATCAGCGGCGGCGCCTTCAACAAGGTGGCGGTGTACGACACCGACGTGTTCGCCCTGCTCACCACCATGATGCTGCTGGCCGTGCTCTGGATCCTCTTCTACCTCCTTCGCACCGTGCGCTGCCCCGACACCGACGCCGTCCCCTACCGGGACGCGCACGCGGGCCCCATCTGGCTCCGAG gTGGGCTGGTGCTGTTTGGGATCTGCACTCTCGTCATGGATGTCTTCAAGATCGGCTACTACTCCAGTTCCTTTGAGTGCCAGTCAGCCATCAAGATCCTGTACCCTCTCACCCAGGCTGTGTTTGTCATTGTGCAG ACTTACTTTCTCTGCATCTCCGCTAAAGACTGTGTTCACAGCCACCTGGACCTGACTCG ATGTGGTCTCATGTTCACGCTCACCACCAACCTGGCCATCTGGATGGCAACCGTGGTGGATGAATCGGTGCACCAGGCCCATTCCCTCGGCAGTCCTCACGGCAACACCAGCCATACCCGCCTCGCTCTGGAAT CGGAACGTGCGGGCGGCCCAGTCGGAGAAGACTGCTCCTGCAACACGGACGTCTGCCAGATCTTCCAGCAGGGCTACTTCTACCTGTACCCCTTCAACATCGAGTACAGCCTCTTTGCTTCCACCATGCTCTACGTCATGTGGAAGAACGTCGGCAGGCTGATGGCCTCCTCTACCCGCGGCCACAGCCACGCCCCATCCCTGCTCAGCCTCTTCCGGGAGACCTTTTTTGCCGGCCCGATCCTGGGCCTGATGCTTTTCGTCGTGGGGCTGGCTGTCTTCATCATCTACGAGGTCCAAGTGAGTGGGGAGAGGAGCCACACCCAGCAGGCCCTGGTCATGTACTACAGCTTCAACATCGTCTGTCTGGGGCTCATGACCTTGGTCAGCCTGAGTGGCTCAGTCATCTACCGTTTTGACCGCCGGGCCATGGACCACCGTAAGAACCCCACTCGCAGCCTGGACATGGCTCTGCTGGTGGGTGCCGCCCTGGGCCAGTACGCCATCTCCTACTACTCTATCGTGGCTGCAGTGGCGGGCACACCCAGGGAGCTGCTGGCGGGGCTCAGCCTGGCCCACGCTCTGCTCATGATCGCCCAGCACACcttccagaacgttttcatcattGAGAGCCTCCACCGGGTTCCCCCCGGGGCTGAGCCTCATGGTACTCCCCCCAAGGAGCCCTGCCATGGCCTCACCTTTGCCAACCTGGACACCCTCCACACCTTGcctgcctgcccacccacccccaggctgGTTGGCCCCAGCCCAGCAGGACCTCAGGGAGCAGTGAGCATCACCTTGGCCCCCAGGGGCCACTGGAAATACCGGTGCTTGAAGGacatttctctgtttctcctgCTCTGCAACATCATC CTGTGGATCATGCCCGCCTTCGGGGCCCGCCCCCACTTCAGCAACACTGTGGAAGTGGACTTCTATGGCTACTCCCTCTGGGCAGCCATCGTCAACATCTGCCTGCCCTTCGGCATCTTCTACCGCATGCACgctgtctccagcctgctggAGGTCTACATGCTGTCCTGA